From Thermoflexus sp.:
CGTCACCAAAATCCTGGATTAGATGAAGGTTTCAGGTCTTTAGGTTCGTGATCCCAGATCCCTATGGTGAGGCCTATGGCCAAGCAGCGATTGCGCATCCGTCTGAAGGCATACGATCACCGGATCCTGGATGAATCCGCTCGCCGGATTGTGGAGGTGGCAGAGCGCACCGGCGCGCGGGTGATCGGTCCGATCCCGCTTCCGACGAAACGGGAACGGTTCACCGTGATCCGCTCGCCGTTTATCGATAAGGATTCTCAGGAACATTTCGAGATCCGCACCCACAAACGGCTGATCGATGTCCTCGATCCGGATCCGAAAACCATCGATCAGCTGATGCGCCTGAACCTTCCAGCAGGCGTGGATATCGAAATTAAGATTTGATGGGTGGGTGGATCTGGGGGATGATGGGCCGGGACAGGCGACCAGTCCCCACGGGAGGCTAACCCATGAAAGGCTTGCTGGCGCGCAAAATCGGAATGACTCAGATGTTTAATGAGCAAGGCGAAGTGGTCCCGGTGACGGTTCTCCGGGCCGGGCCCTGTTATGTGACG
This genomic window contains:
- the rpsJ gene encoding 30S ribosomal protein S10 — encoded protein: MAKQRLRIRLKAYDHRILDESARRIVEVAERTGARVIGPIPLPTKRERFTVIRSPFIDKDSQEHFEIRTHKRLIDVLDPDPKTIDQLMRLNLPAGVDIEIKI